A genomic stretch from Falco cherrug isolate bFalChe1 chromosome 1, bFalChe1.pri, whole genome shotgun sequence includes:
- the MYOZ2 gene encoding myozenin-2: protein MLSHSAMVKERKQQASAIMDEIHRNVSPSLNLGKKVSTPRDIMVEELSTLSNRGARLFKRRQRRSDKYTYENYHYVANKPRNRGEPIQSVKMDGLSVEGIPQHAPMTPPNTPDPRSPPHPDNIAPGYSGPLKEIPPEKFNTTSVPKYYQSPWIEAIRDDPELLEALYPKLFKPEAKPELPDYRSFNRVATPFGGFERASKLVKFKVPDYNLLMLNDPRFMILANPLATRRSFNRTPKGWTSENIPVVFIQPSDSNTVPETEDL from the exons ATGTTATCACATTCTGCCATGGTCAAAGAGAGGAAACAACAAGCATCAGCCATTATGgatgaaatacacagaaatg TCTCACCCAGTTTAAACCTTGGAAAAAAGGTCAGCACCCCCAGAGATATCATGGTAGAGGAACTATCAACACTCAGCAACAGAGGTGCAAGACTCTTCAAGAGACGTCAACGGAGATCTGACAAATACACATATGAAAATTATCATTACGTAGCAAACAAGCCAAGAAAT CGCGGAGAGCCCATACAGAGCGTTAAAATGGATGGCCTCAGTGTGGAAGGAATTCCCCAGCATGCCCCAATGACACCTCCTAATACACCTGATCCCCGgagcccaccacatcctgacAACATCGCCCCAG GATATTCTGGACCACTGAAAGAAATTCCTCCTGAAAAGTTCAACACTACTTCTGTGCCAAAGTATTATCAGTCTCCCTGGATAGAAGCCATTAGGGATGatccagagctgctggaagctttgTATCCTAAACTTTTTAAACCTGAAGCAAAGCCAGAGCTGCCTGACTACAGAAGCTTTAACAG AGTTGCTACTCCCTTTGGTGGTTTTGAGAGAGCATCAAAGCTTGTTAAATTCAAGGTACCAGATTATAATCTATTGATGCTAAATGATCCCAGATTCATGATCCTTGCAAACCCTCTTGCTACCAGAAGATCCTTCAATAGGACTCCTAAAGGATGGACATCCGAGAATATTCCTGTAGTGTTCATTCAGCCTTCGGATTCCAACACCGTTCCAGAAACAGAGGACCTGTGA